Proteins co-encoded in one Listeria ivanovii subsp. ivanovii genomic window:
- the arcA gene encoding arginine deiminase, with the protein MEVENILNITSEIGRLKTVLVKRPGSELENITPEYLQSLLFDDIPYLKMMQKEHDYFVKTMQDSQVEVLYLEKLAAEALRESGNKEAFLTKMIRESNQMDASALYVRDYLMSFDEDEMINKLMSGLKKSEIPEQKKKHLNEMMEKQYPFFLDPLPNLYFTRDPAAVIGNGVTINKMFQPARRRESMFMELILQHHPRFNKQEISIWINRAAQFPLEGGDELILNEETILIGVSERTDARAVEQLAENLFSRGAKIKRVLAVEIPETRSFMHLDTVFTMVNFDQFTIHPAIQNKQGELNVYILEKSDNGLEITPRKDFQRVIAEVLQVPEVDFIPCGGEDVIVSAREQWNDGANTLAIAPGEVVTYDRNQVSNDLLRSAGIKVHEVISSELSRGRGGPRCMTMPLVRENL; encoded by the coding sequence ATGGAAGTGGAAAATATATTAAACATTACATCCGAAATCGGCCGACTTAAGACAGTCCTCGTAAAAAGGCCAGGGTCTGAGCTAGAAAATATCACACCAGAATACTTACAATCATTATTGTTTGACGATATTCCTTATTTAAAAATGATGCAAAAAGAGCATGATTATTTTGTGAAAACAATGCAAGACTCACAAGTCGAAGTTCTATATTTAGAAAAACTAGCTGCTGAAGCGTTACGAGAATCTGGAAACAAAGAAGCATTTCTTACAAAAATGATTCGAGAGTCTAATCAAATGGATGCGAGTGCACTTTATGTTCGAGATTATTTAATGTCTTTTGACGAAGATGAGATGATTAATAAACTAATGTCAGGACTGAAAAAATCAGAAATCCCTGAACAGAAAAAGAAACATCTAAATGAAATGATGGAAAAACAATATCCATTTTTCTTAGATCCGCTTCCGAATTTATATTTTACACGAGATCCTGCTGCAGTGATTGGAAACGGGGTGACTATCAATAAAATGTTCCAGCCAGCTAGACGAAGAGAATCGATGTTTATGGAACTGATTTTGCAGCATCATCCGAGATTTAACAAACAAGAAATTTCGATTTGGATCAATAGAGCGGCGCAGTTTCCGTTGGAGGGTGGCGATGAATTAATCCTTAATGAGGAAACAATTCTTATCGGAGTATCCGAACGGACTGATGCACGTGCAGTGGAGCAACTTGCGGAAAATTTATTCAGTCGAGGAGCGAAAATCAAGCGTGTGCTAGCTGTTGAAATTCCTGAAACAAGATCATTTATGCATTTGGATACCGTTTTCACAATGGTGAATTTTGACCAATTTACCATTCACCCAGCCATTCAAAATAAGCAAGGTGAACTCAATGTCTATATTTTGGAAAAAAGCGATAATGGTCTTGAAATCACACCGCGTAAAGACTTTCAACGTGTTATTGCTGAAGTTCTACAAGTGCCAGAAGTCGATTTTATTCCTTGTGGGGGCGAAGACGTTATCGTATCAGCAAGAGAACAATGGAATGATGGTGCTAATACGCTTGCCATTGCCCCGGGCGAAGTGGTTACATATGATAGAAATCAAGTATCGAATGATCTCTTAAGAAGTGCAGGAATTAAAGTCCATGAAGTAATTAGCTCTGAACTTTCCAGAGGTCGTGGCGGTCCTAGATGTATGACAATGCCACTAGTTCGAGAAAATTTATAA
- the arcC gene encoding carbamate kinase, with amino-acid sequence MKRKIVVALGGNAILSSDASSKAQQKALEETAEYLVQFIENGDDLIISHGNGPQVGNLMLQQHAGASEKNPAMPLDTCVAMTQGSIGYWMQNALDKAFLKHGIDKVAVSLITQVVVDKNDAAFENPTKPIGPFLSKAEAEKEMAETGAIFLEDAGRGYRKVVPSPRPLSIKEYKVIKQLVDSGVVTISAGGGGVSVVEEGLDLMGVETVIDKDFASEKLAELIGADLLVILTGVENVYINYNQPTQKKLEKVTVSELEKYIDENQFAAGSMLPKIEAATAFVKERPDAKAIITSLENIGAMLEHEAGTVIVAG; translated from the coding sequence ATGAAGCGAAAAATAGTCGTGGCACTAGGTGGAAATGCAATTCTTTCAAGTGATGCCAGCTCAAAAGCACAACAAAAAGCCTTGGAGGAAACCGCGGAATATTTAGTTCAATTTATTGAAAACGGGGATGACTTAATTATTTCGCATGGGAATGGTCCTCAAGTGGGTAATTTGATGTTGCAACAACATGCTGGTGCGTCAGAAAAAAACCCGGCAATGCCACTTGATACTTGTGTAGCAATGACGCAAGGAAGTATCGGGTATTGGATGCAAAATGCACTTGATAAAGCTTTCTTAAAACATGGCATTGATAAAGTAGCCGTTTCTTTAATTACGCAAGTTGTAGTTGATAAGAATGACGCCGCTTTTGAAAATCCAACCAAACCAATTGGACCATTTTTAAGTAAAGCAGAGGCTGAAAAAGAAATGGCGGAAACAGGTGCCATCTTTCTGGAAGATGCTGGTCGTGGTTACCGCAAAGTTGTACCTTCGCCGCGCCCGCTTAGTATTAAAGAGTACAAAGTTATTAAGCAACTCGTAGATAGTGGAGTCGTAACAATCTCTGCTGGTGGCGGTGGCGTTTCGGTGGTAGAAGAGGGACTGGATTTAATGGGAGTTGAAACGGTCATTGATAAAGACTTTGCGTCTGAAAAATTGGCTGAGTTAATCGGTGCGGATTTGTTGGTCATTTTAACTGGTGTAGAGAATGTTTATATCAATTACAATCAGCCGACTCAGAAAAAACTCGAAAAAGTAACGGTTTCAGAATTAGAAAAATATATAGATGAAAACCAATTTGCCGCGGGAAGTATGTTGCCGAAAATCGAGGCAGCTACAGCGTTTGTTAAAGAAAGACCAGATGCTAAGGCTATCATTACTTCGCTTGAAAATATTGGCGCAATGCTCGAACATGAAGCGGGGACGGTAATTGTTGCAGGGTGA
- a CDS encoding DedA family protein — MDFITYIIDFILHIDEHLVEIINNFGIWTYIILFLIVFIETGLVVFPFLPGDSLLFAAGALSVLDGSILHIVPLLITLWLAAVLGDTVNYHIGKKIGTSIPEDSWFGKLINKEKMEKAEAFFNKHGGKTIFIARFMPFIRTFAPFVAGASRMNYRYFLNYNILGATVWVLLCTLAGYFFGNFPIVKDNFSLVVIGIIVVSVIPMVVSFIKSKMDKKSAE; from the coding sequence GTGGATTTTATTACCTATATAATTGATTTTATTTTGCACATTGACGAACATTTAGTGGAGATTATAAATAATTTTGGAATTTGGACTTACATCATCTTATTTTTGATTGTATTTATAGAAACTGGACTAGTAGTATTTCCGTTTTTACCAGGGGATTCATTACTTTTCGCTGCAGGAGCTTTATCTGTTTTAGATGGTTCGATTTTACATATAGTTCCATTATTAATAACGCTTTGGTTAGCTGCGGTTCTTGGAGATACAGTAAACTATCACATTGGTAAGAAAATCGGAACATCGATACCGGAAGATAGTTGGTTTGGAAAATTAATTAATAAAGAAAAAATGGAAAAAGCAGAGGCATTCTTCAATAAACATGGTGGTAAAACTATTTTTATTGCTAGATTCATGCCGTTTATCCGTACTTTTGCACCGTTTGTTGCGGGAGCAAGTCGGATGAATTATCGCTATTTCTTAAATTATAATATTTTAGGAGCAACTGTATGGGTGCTGCTTTGTACATTAGCTGGCTACTTCTTTGGGAATTTCCCGATTGTTAAAGATAATTTTTCGTTAGTAGTTATCGGAATTATCGTTGTATCAGTTATTCCTATGGTTGTATCATTCATTAAAAGTAAAATGGACAAGAAAAGCGCGGAGTAA
- a CDS encoding MurR/RpiR family transcriptional regulator — MDFFEISSKTVASLTRNERILFDYVVKNMNLIKNQSIREVSAECFVSTTTFLRFVRKLGFTGYSEFTTVLKFTLLGNTELKPSPFVVEQSDYREEYLKNIIESVRVLEPSKIKQITKKLANKPRIYIFAKGLSKHAAKYIKYLYTMSGFLVEFPEDYQYRQAVLPHISSDDLVFILTYGGHDIELIQTAQKLKNRSLTPMLISITGADNNIIQNMSDINLYIFTDEIEMNNLDITSRISTIAIMELILYQFMEDETSAK; from the coding sequence ATGGACTTTTTCGAAATTTCCAGCAAGACTGTAGCTTCTCTTACTCGAAATGAACGAATTTTGTTTGATTACGTAGTGAAAAATATGAATCTAATTAAAAACCAAAGCATTCGTGAGGTTTCTGCGGAATGCTTTGTTTCAACTACCACTTTTTTACGCTTTGTACGAAAATTAGGTTTTACTGGATATAGCGAGTTTACAACGGTTCTCAAATTCACTTTACTAGGAAATACCGAATTAAAACCATCCCCGTTTGTTGTGGAGCAGTCCGATTACCGGGAAGAATATTTAAAAAACATTATTGAATCGGTCCGAGTTCTAGAACCAAGTAAAATCAAACAAATCACGAAAAAATTAGCAAATAAGCCAAGAATTTATATTTTTGCCAAAGGATTAAGCAAACATGCAGCAAAATATATCAAATATCTTTATACGATGAGCGGCTTTTTAGTGGAATTTCCAGAAGACTATCAGTACCGGCAAGCTGTCCTCCCCCATATTAGTAGCGATGATTTAGTTTTTATCCTTACATACGGCGGACACGATATTGAATTAATACAAACCGCCCAAAAATTAAAAAATCGTAGTTTGACACCAATGTTAATTTCTATCACAGGTGCAGATAATAATATTATTCAAAATATGAGTGACATCAATCTATATATTTTCACCGATGAAATTGAAATGAACAATTTGGACATTACTTCGCGAATTTCAACCATTGCTATCATGGAACTCATTTTGTATCAGTTTATGGAAGATGAAACTAGCGCCAAATAA
- the aguA gene encoding agmatine deiminase: MGQRNGLPIEDGFRMPGEYEPHVGCFMIWPERPDNWRLGGKPAQQNYKDVAIAISKYEPVTMFVSGNQYKNARNELPDAIRVIEMSNDDAWIRDYGPSFLINDKGAMRGVNWGFNAWGGLLDGLYFPWDKDDQMAKKICDLERIDYYSPENFILEGCSLHVDGEGTLVTTEECLLSEGRNPKLTKAEIEATLKKYFNVEKVIWLKHGFYLDETNGHVDNIFNFVTPGEVVLSWTDNKSDPQYIISRECYEILANETDAKGRKIKIHQLHCPDPVLITQVESEGVEAINGTFPRQAGDRLAASYVNYYTANGAIIFPLFDDPKDKDASELLGKLYPDREIIGIKAREILLGGGNIHCITQHIPDKTAMRG, translated from the coding sequence ATGGGACAACGGAATGGGTTGCCGATAGAGGATGGTTTTAGAATGCCGGGAGAATACGAACCTCATGTTGGATGTTTCATGATTTGGCCAGAACGACCTGATAATTGGCGACTTGGGGGGAAACCAGCGCAACAAAATTATAAAGATGTAGCAATCGCAATTTCGAAATATGAGCCAGTCACAATGTTTGTATCAGGTAATCAATACAAAAATGCCCGCAACGAGCTGCCAGATGCTATTCGTGTCATTGAAATGAGCAATGACGATGCCTGGATACGCGATTATGGTCCGAGTTTTTTAATTAATGATAAAGGCGCTATGCGAGGTGTAAACTGGGGATTTAACGCATGGGGAGGCCTTCTTGATGGACTCTATTTCCCGTGGGATAAAGATGATCAAATGGCAAAAAAAATATGTGATTTAGAACGAATTGATTATTATTCACCAGAAAACTTTATTCTAGAAGGTTGCTCTCTTCATGTAGACGGCGAGGGAACACTTGTAACAACGGAGGAATGTCTTTTATCAGAAGGGCGAAATCCGAAATTAACCAAAGCTGAAATTGAAGCAACTTTGAAAAAATACTTTAATGTAGAAAAGGTTATCTGGCTAAAACATGGCTTTTACTTAGATGAAACGAATGGACATGTTGATAATATTTTTAATTTTGTTACACCAGGAGAGGTTGTGCTATCATGGACTGACAACAAAAGTGATCCACAATACATAATTTCCCGAGAATGCTATGAAATTTTGGCTAATGAAACAGATGCTAAAGGAAGGAAAATCAAAATTCATCAATTGCATTGTCCAGATCCAGTATTAATTACACAAGTGGAAAGCGAAGGGGTAGAAGCAATTAATGGAACGTTTCCAAGGCAAGCAGGAGACAGGCTAGCCGCTAGTTATGTGAATTATTACACAGCGAATGGCGCAATCATCTTCCCGCTATTTGATGACCCGAAAGATAAAGATGCTTCGGAATTACTTGGAAAATTATACCCAGACAGAGAAATTATTGGGATTAAGGCACGTGAGATTTTGTTAGGCGGCGGAAATATTCACTGTATCACACAACATATCCCTGATAAAACCGCAATGCGTGGATAA
- the aguA gene encoding agmatine deiminase, which produces MTTIDSSSKKDGFRMPGEFEKHTGCYIIWPERPDNWRLGAKPAQKAFVDVATAISKFEPVTVVASSSQYVNARYMIPDEIRVVEMDNDDAWVRDCGPTFVINDSGDVRGVDWSFNSWGGLVDGLYFPWDKDDQVAQKICELERKDRYRLADFVLEGGSIHVDGEGTLVTTEECLLSEGRNPQLSKKQIEMVLKEYLNLEKIIWLKRGIYLDETNGHVDNIFNYVRPGVVALAWTDDESDPQYEISKECFDILSNETDAKGRKLEVHKIHVPKPILITDEESKGVDAVEGTLPREEGDRLAASYINYYTANGGVVFPLFGDPNDELAREKLQQLYPDREVVGVKAREILLGGGNIHCITQQVPRG; this is translated from the coding sequence ATGACAACGATTGATAGTTCATCCAAAAAAGATGGTTTCAGAATGCCAGGTGAATTTGAAAAGCATACGGGTTGCTATATTATTTGGCCAGAACGACCTGACAATTGGCGTTTAGGTGCCAAACCAGCCCAAAAAGCATTTGTGGATGTAGCGACAGCCATCTCTAAATTTGAACCAGTCACGGTGGTTGCAAGTTCTAGTCAATATGTGAACGCTAGGTATATGATTCCAGATGAAATTCGTGTAGTAGAGATGGATAATGATGATGCTTGGGTACGCGACTGTGGTCCGACTTTTGTCATCAATGATTCTGGTGATGTTCGTGGTGTGGATTGGTCCTTTAATTCGTGGGGAGGTTTAGTGGATGGCTTATATTTTCCGTGGGATAAAGATGACCAAGTTGCTCAAAAAATATGTGAACTTGAACGAAAAGATCGTTATCGTTTAGCGGACTTTGTACTCGAAGGTGGTTCGATTCATGTTGATGGTGAAGGGACACTGGTTACAACCGAAGAATGCTTATTATCAGAAGGTCGTAATCCTCAACTATCGAAAAAACAAATTGAAATGGTACTAAAAGAATATTTAAACTTAGAAAAAATTATTTGGCTAAAAAGAGGTATTTATTTAGATGAAACAAACGGACATGTAGATAATATTTTTAATTATGTTCGCCCGGGTGTTGTTGCACTTGCATGGACGGATGATGAATCTGATCCGCAATATGAAATCTCCAAAGAATGTTTCGATATATTATCGAATGAAACAGACGCAAAAGGACGCAAACTAGAAGTCCATAAAATTCATGTACCAAAACCAATTTTAATTACGGACGAAGAAAGTAAGGGAGTTGATGCGGTAGAAGGGACATTACCGCGCGAAGAAGGAGATCGCTTGGCTGCTAGTTATATTAACTACTACACTGCGAACGGTGGCGTTGTTTTCCCGTTATTCGGTGATCCAAATGATGAATTAGCACGTGAAAAACTACAACAGCTTTATCCAGATCGTGAAGTTGTTGGTGTTAAGGCGAGAGAAATTTTACTTGGCGGCGGAAATATTCACTGCATTACCCAACAAGTGCCAAGAGGATAA